A window of Theropithecus gelada isolate Dixy chromosome 14, Tgel_1.0, whole genome shotgun sequence contains these coding sequences:
- the SLC37A4 gene encoding glucose-6-phosphate exchanger SLC37A4 isoform X1, with the protein MAAQGYGYYRTVIFSAMFGGYSLYYFNRKTFSFVMPSLVEEIPLDKDDLGLITSSQSAAYAISKFVSGVLSDQMSARWLFSSGLLLVGLVNIFFSWSSTVPVFAALWFLNGLAQGLGWPPCGKVLRKWFEPSQFGTWWAILSTSMNLAGGLGPILATILAQSYSWRSTLGLSGALCVVVSFLCLLLIHNEPADVGLRNLDPTPSKGKKGSLKEESTLQQLLLSPYLWVLSTGYLVVFGVKTCCTDWGQFFLIQEKGQSALVGSSYMSALEVGGLVGSIAAGYLSDRAMAKAGLSIYGNPRHGLLLFMMASMTVSMYLFRVTVTSDSPKDVAFWTPALHPLAELTGFTEHELWILVLGAVFGFSSYGPIALFGVIANESAPPNLCGTSHAIVGLMANVGGFLAGLPFSTIAKHYSWSTAFWVAEVMCAASTAAFFLLRNIRTKMGRVSKKAE; encoded by the exons ATGGCAGCCCAGGGCTATGGCTATTATCGCACTGTGATCTTCTCGGCCATGTTTGGGGGCTACAGCCTGTATTACTTCAATCGCAAGACCTTCTCCTTTGTCATGCCATCATTGGTGGAAGAGATCCCTTTGGACAAGGATGATTTGG GGCTCATCACCAGCAGCCAGTCAGCAGCTTATGCTATCAGCAAGTTTGTCAGCGGAGTGCTGTCTGACCAGATGAGTGCTCGCTGGCTCTTCTCTTCTGGGCTGCTCCTGGTTGGCCTGGTCAACATATTCTTTTCCTGGAGCTCCACAGTACCTGTCTTTGCTGCCCTCTGGTTCCTTAATGGCCTGGCCCAGGGGCTGGGCTGGCCCCCATGTGGGAAGGTCCTGAGGAAG TGGTTTGAGCCATCTCAGTTTGGCACTTGGTGGGCCATCCTGTCAACCAGCATGAACCTGGCTGGAGGGCTGGGCCCTATCCTGGCAACTATCCTCGCCCAGAGCTACAGCTGGCGCAGCACGCTGGGCCTGTCTGGGGCACTATGTGTGGTTGtctccttcctctgtcttctgCTTATCCACAATGAACCTGCTGATGTTGGACTCCGCAACCTGGACCCCACGCCCTCTAAGGGCAAGAAGG GCTCCTTGAAGGAGGAGAGCACCCTACAGCAGCTGCTGCTGTCCCCTTACCTGTGGGTGCTCTCCACTGGTTACCTTGTGGTGTTTGGAGTAAAGACCTGCTGTACTGACTGGGGCCAGTTCTTCCTTATCCAGGAGAAAGGACAGTCAGCCCTTGTAG GTAGCTCCTACATGAGTGCCCTGGAAGTTGGGGGCCTTGTAGGCAGCATCGCAGCTGGCTACCTGTCAGACCGGGCCATGGCAAAG GCGGGACTGTCCATCTACGGGAACCCTCGCCATGGCCTGTTGCTGTTCATGATGGCTAGCATGACAGTGTCCATGTACCTCTTCCGGGTAACAGTGACCAGTGACTCCCCCAAG GATGTTGCTTTCTGGACTCCGGCTCTTCACCCTCTCGCAGAGCTCACAGGCTTTACAGAGCATGAG CTCTGGATCCTGGTATTGGGAGCTGTATTTGGTTTCTCCTCGTATGGTCCCATTGCCCTGTTTGGAGTCATAGCCAACGAGAGTGCCCCTCCCAACTTGTGTGGCACCTCCCACGCCATTGTGGGACTCATGGCCAATG TGGGCGGCTTTCTGGCTGGGCTGCCCTTCAGCACCATTGCCAAGCACTACAGCTGGAGCACAGCCTTCTGGGTGGCTGAAGTGATGTGTGCAGCCAGCACGGCTGCCTTCTTCCTCCTGCGAAACATCCGCACCAAGATGGGCCGAGTGTCCAAGAAGGCTGAGTGA
- the SLC37A4 gene encoding glucose-6-phosphate exchanger SLC37A4 isoform X3 encodes MSARWLFSSGLLLVGLVNIFFSWSSTVPVFAALWFLNGLAQGLGWPPCGKVLRKWFEPSQFGTWWAILSTSMNLAGGLGPILATILAQSYSWRSTLGLSGALCVVVSFLCLLLIHNEPADVGLRNLDPTPSKGKKGSLKEESTLQQLLLSPYLWVLSTGYLVVFGVKTCCTDWGQFFLIQEKGQSALVGSSYMSALEVGGLVGSIAAGYLSDRAMAKAGLSIYGNPRHGLLLFMMASMTVSMYLFRVTVTSDSPKLWILVLGAVFGFSSYGPIALFGVIANESAPPNLCGTSHAIVGLMANVGGFLAGLPFSTIAKHYSWSTAFWVAEVMCAASTAAFFLLRNIRTKMGRVSKKAE; translated from the exons ATGAGTGCTCGCTGGCTCTTCTCTTCTGGGCTGCTCCTGGTTGGCCTGGTCAACATATTCTTTTCCTGGAGCTCCACAGTACCTGTCTTTGCTGCCCTCTGGTTCCTTAATGGCCTGGCCCAGGGGCTGGGCTGGCCCCCATGTGGGAAGGTCCTGAGGAAG TGGTTTGAGCCATCTCAGTTTGGCACTTGGTGGGCCATCCTGTCAACCAGCATGAACCTGGCTGGAGGGCTGGGCCCTATCCTGGCAACTATCCTCGCCCAGAGCTACAGCTGGCGCAGCACGCTGGGCCTGTCTGGGGCACTATGTGTGGTTGtctccttcctctgtcttctgCTTATCCACAATGAACCTGCTGATGTTGGACTCCGCAACCTGGACCCCACGCCCTCTAAGGGCAAGAAGG GCTCCTTGAAGGAGGAGAGCACCCTACAGCAGCTGCTGCTGTCCCCTTACCTGTGGGTGCTCTCCACTGGTTACCTTGTGGTGTTTGGAGTAAAGACCTGCTGTACTGACTGGGGCCAGTTCTTCCTTATCCAGGAGAAAGGACAGTCAGCCCTTGTAG GTAGCTCCTACATGAGTGCCCTGGAAGTTGGGGGCCTTGTAGGCAGCATCGCAGCTGGCTACCTGTCAGACCGGGCCATGGCAAAG GCGGGACTGTCCATCTACGGGAACCCTCGCCATGGCCTGTTGCTGTTCATGATGGCTAGCATGACAGTGTCCATGTACCTCTTCCGGGTAACAGTGACCAGTGACTCCCCCAAG CTCTGGATCCTGGTATTGGGAGCTGTATTTGGTTTCTCCTCGTATGGTCCCATTGCCCTGTTTGGAGTCATAGCCAACGAGAGTGCCCCTCCCAACTTGTGTGGCACCTCCCACGCCATTGTGGGACTCATGGCCAATG TGGGCGGCTTTCTGGCTGGGCTGCCCTTCAGCACCATTGCCAAGCACTACAGCTGGAGCACAGCCTTCTGGGTGGCTGAAGTGATGTGTGCAGCCAGCACGGCTGCCTTCTTCCTCCTGCGAAACATCCGCACCAAGATGGGCCGAGTGTCCAAGAAGGCTGAGTGA
- the RPS25 gene encoding 40S ribosomal protein S25, translating to MPPKDDKKKKDAGKSAKKDKDPVNKSGGKAKKKKWSKGKVRDKLNNLVLFDKATYDKLCKEVPNYKLITPAVVSERLKIRGSLARAALQELLSKGLIKLVSKHRAQVIYTRNTKGGDAPAAGEDA from the exons ATG CCGCCCAAGGACGACAAGAAGAAGAAGGACGCCGGAAAGTCGGCCAAGAAAGACAAAGACCCAGTGAACAAATCTGGGGGCAAGGCCAAAAAGAAG AAGTGGTCCAAAGGCAAAGTTCGGGACAAGCTCAATAACTTAGTCTTGTTTGACAAAGCTACCTACGACAAACTCTGTAAGGAAGTTCCCAACTATAAACTTATAACCCCAGCTGTAGTCTCTGAGAGACTGAAGATTCGAGGCTCCCTGGCCAGGGCAGCCCTTCAGGAGCTCCTTAGTAAAG GACTTATCAAACTGGTTTCAAAGCACAGAGCTCAAGTAATTTACACCAGAAATACCAAGGGCGGAGATGCTCCAGCTGCTGGTGAAGATGCATGA
- the TRAPPC4 gene encoding trafficking protein particle complex subunit 4 isoform X1, with protein sequence MAIFSVYVVNKAGGLIYQLDSYAPRAEAEKTFSYPLDLLLKLHDERVLVAFGQRDGIRVGHAVLAINGMDVNGKYTADGKEVLEYLGNPANYPVSIRFGRPRLTSNEKLMLASMFHSLFAIGSQLSPEQGSSGIEMLETDTFKLHCYQTLTGIKFVVLADPRQAGIDSLLRKIYEIYSDFALKNPFYSLEMPIRCELFDQNLKLALEVAEKAGTFGPGS encoded by the exons ATGGCGATTTTTAGTGTGTATGTGGTGAACAAAGCTGGCGGCTTGATTTACCAGTTGGACAGCTACGCGCCAcgggctgaggctgagaaaacTTTCAGTTACCCGCTGGATCTGCTGCTCAAGCTACACGATGAGCGTGTGTTGGTTGCTTTCGGCCAGCGGGACGGCATCCGAG TGGGCCATGCAGTGCTGGCCATCAATGGCATGGACGTGAACGGCAAGTACACGGCCGACGGGAAAGAGGTGCTGGAGTATCTGGGTAACCCTGCTAATTACCCGGTGTCCATTCGATTTGGCCGGCCCCGCCTCACTTCTAATGAGAAGCTCATGCTGGCCTCCATGTTCCACTC GCTGTTTGCCATCGGCTCCCAGCTGTCTCCTGAACAGGGAAGCTCAGGCATTGAGATGCTGGAGACAGACACATTCAAATTGCACTGCTACCAGACACTGACAG GGATCAAGTTTGTGGTTCTAGCAGATCCTAGGCAAGCTGGAATAGATTCTCTTCTCCGAAAGATTTATGAGATTTACTCAGACTTTGCCCTTAAGAATCCATTCTACTCCTTAGAAATGCCCATCAG GTGTGAGCTCTTTGACCAGAACCTGAAGCTAGCCCTGGAGGTGGCAGAGAAGGCTGGAACTTTTGGACCTGGGTCATAG
- the TRAPPC4 gene encoding trafficking protein particle complex subunit 4 isoform X4 has protein sequence MAIFSVYVVNKAGGLIYQLDSYAPRAEAEKTFSYPLDLLLKLHDERVLVAFGQRDGIRVGHAVLAINGMDVNGKYTADGKEMLETDTFKLHCYQTLTGIKFVVLADPRQAGIDSLLRKIYEIYSDFALKNPFYSLEMPIRCELFDQNLKLALEVAEKAGTFGPGS, from the exons ATGGCGATTTTTAGTGTGTATGTGGTGAACAAAGCTGGCGGCTTGATTTACCAGTTGGACAGCTACGCGCCAcgggctgaggctgagaaaacTTTCAGTTACCCGCTGGATCTGCTGCTCAAGCTACACGATGAGCGTGTGTTGGTTGCTTTCGGCCAGCGGGACGGCATCCGAG TGGGCCATGCAGTGCTGGCCATCAATGGCATGGACGTGAACGGCAAGTACACGGCCGACGGGAAAGAG ATGCTGGAGACAGACACATTCAAATTGCACTGCTACCAGACACTGACAG GGATCAAGTTTGTGGTTCTAGCAGATCCTAGGCAAGCTGGAATAGATTCTCTTCTCCGAAAGATTTATGAGATTTACTCAGACTTTGCCCTTAAGAATCCATTCTACTCCTTAGAAATGCCCATCAG GTGTGAGCTCTTTGACCAGAACCTGAAGCTAGCCCTGGAGGTGGCAGAGAAGGCTGGAACTTTTGGACCTGGGTCATAG
- the TRAPPC4 gene encoding trafficking protein particle complex subunit 4 isoform X6: MKNATDPDLDFRLFAIGSQLSPEQGSSGIEMLETDTFKLHCYQTLTGIKFVVLADPRQAGIDSLLRKIYEIYSDFALKNPFYSLEMPIRCELFDQNLKLALEVAEKAGTFGPGS, translated from the exons ATGAAAAACGCAACCGATCCAGATCTAGATTTTAG GCTGTTTGCCATCGGCTCCCAGCTGTCTCCTGAACAGGGAAGCTCAGGCATTGAGATGCTGGAGACAGACACATTCAAATTGCACTGCTACCAGACACTGACAG GGATCAAGTTTGTGGTTCTAGCAGATCCTAGGCAAGCTGGAATAGATTCTCTTCTCCGAAAGATTTATGAGATTTACTCAGACTTTGCCCTTAAGAATCCATTCTACTCCTTAGAAATGCCCATCAG GTGTGAGCTCTTTGACCAGAACCTGAAGCTAGCCCTGGAGGTGGCAGAGAAGGCTGGAACTTTTGGACCTGGGTCATAG
- the SLC37A4 gene encoding glucose-6-phosphate exchanger SLC37A4 isoform X2, with product MAAQGYGYYRTVIFSAMFGGYSLYYFNRKTFSFVMPSLVEEIPLDKDDLGLITSSQSAAYAISKFVSGVLSDQMSARWLFSSGLLLVGLVNIFFSWSSTVPVFAALWFLNGLAQGLGWPPCGKVLRKWFEPSQFGTWWAILSTSMNLAGGLGPILATILAQSYSWRSTLGLSGALCVVVSFLCLLLIHNEPADVGLRNLDPTPSKGKKGSLKEESTLQQLLLSPYLWVLSTGYLVVFGVKTCCTDWGQFFLIQEKGQSALVGSSYMSALEVGGLVGSIAAGYLSDRAMAKAGLSIYGNPRHGLLLFMMASMTVSMYLFRVTVTSDSPKLWILVLGAVFGFSSYGPIALFGVIANESAPPNLCGTSHAIVGLMANVGGFLAGLPFSTIAKHYSWSTAFWVAEVMCAASTAAFFLLRNIRTKMGRVSKKAE from the exons ATGGCAGCCCAGGGCTATGGCTATTATCGCACTGTGATCTTCTCGGCCATGTTTGGGGGCTACAGCCTGTATTACTTCAATCGCAAGACCTTCTCCTTTGTCATGCCATCATTGGTGGAAGAGATCCCTTTGGACAAGGATGATTTGG GGCTCATCACCAGCAGCCAGTCAGCAGCTTATGCTATCAGCAAGTTTGTCAGCGGAGTGCTGTCTGACCAGATGAGTGCTCGCTGGCTCTTCTCTTCTGGGCTGCTCCTGGTTGGCCTGGTCAACATATTCTTTTCCTGGAGCTCCACAGTACCTGTCTTTGCTGCCCTCTGGTTCCTTAATGGCCTGGCCCAGGGGCTGGGCTGGCCCCCATGTGGGAAGGTCCTGAGGAAG TGGTTTGAGCCATCTCAGTTTGGCACTTGGTGGGCCATCCTGTCAACCAGCATGAACCTGGCTGGAGGGCTGGGCCCTATCCTGGCAACTATCCTCGCCCAGAGCTACAGCTGGCGCAGCACGCTGGGCCTGTCTGGGGCACTATGTGTGGTTGtctccttcctctgtcttctgCTTATCCACAATGAACCTGCTGATGTTGGACTCCGCAACCTGGACCCCACGCCCTCTAAGGGCAAGAAGG GCTCCTTGAAGGAGGAGAGCACCCTACAGCAGCTGCTGCTGTCCCCTTACCTGTGGGTGCTCTCCACTGGTTACCTTGTGGTGTTTGGAGTAAAGACCTGCTGTACTGACTGGGGCCAGTTCTTCCTTATCCAGGAGAAAGGACAGTCAGCCCTTGTAG GTAGCTCCTACATGAGTGCCCTGGAAGTTGGGGGCCTTGTAGGCAGCATCGCAGCTGGCTACCTGTCAGACCGGGCCATGGCAAAG GCGGGACTGTCCATCTACGGGAACCCTCGCCATGGCCTGTTGCTGTTCATGATGGCTAGCATGACAGTGTCCATGTACCTCTTCCGGGTAACAGTGACCAGTGACTCCCCCAAG CTCTGGATCCTGGTATTGGGAGCTGTATTTGGTTTCTCCTCGTATGGTCCCATTGCCCTGTTTGGAGTCATAGCCAACGAGAGTGCCCCTCCCAACTTGTGTGGCACCTCCCACGCCATTGTGGGACTCATGGCCAATG TGGGCGGCTTTCTGGCTGGGCTGCCCTTCAGCACCATTGCCAAGCACTACAGCTGGAGCACAGCCTTCTGGGTGGCTGAAGTGATGTGTGCAGCCAGCACGGCTGCCTTCTTCCTCCTGCGAAACATCCGCACCAAGATGGGCCGAGTGTCCAAGAAGGCTGAGTGA
- the TRAPPC4 gene encoding trafficking protein particle complex subunit 4 isoform X3: protein MAIFSVYVVNKAGGLIYQLDSYAPRAEAEKTFSYPLDLLLKLHDERVLVAFGQRDGIRVGHAVLAINGMDVNGKLFAIGSQLSPEQGSSGIEMLETDTFKLHCYQTLTGIKFVVLADPRQAGIDSLLRKIYEIYSDFALKNPFYSLEMPIRCELFDQNLKLALEVAEKAGTFGPGS from the exons ATGGCGATTTTTAGTGTGTATGTGGTGAACAAAGCTGGCGGCTTGATTTACCAGTTGGACAGCTACGCGCCAcgggctgaggctgagaaaacTTTCAGTTACCCGCTGGATCTGCTGCTCAAGCTACACGATGAGCGTGTGTTGGTTGCTTTCGGCCAGCGGGACGGCATCCGAG TGGGCCATGCAGTGCTGGCCATCAATGGCATGGACGTGAACGGCAA GCTGTTTGCCATCGGCTCCCAGCTGTCTCCTGAACAGGGAAGCTCAGGCATTGAGATGCTGGAGACAGACACATTCAAATTGCACTGCTACCAGACACTGACAG GGATCAAGTTTGTGGTTCTAGCAGATCCTAGGCAAGCTGGAATAGATTCTCTTCTCCGAAAGATTTATGAGATTTACTCAGACTTTGCCCTTAAGAATCCATTCTACTCCTTAGAAATGCCCATCAG GTGTGAGCTCTTTGACCAGAACCTGAAGCTAGCCCTGGAGGTGGCAGAGAAGGCTGGAACTTTTGGACCTGGGTCATAG
- the TRAPPC4 gene encoding trafficking protein particle complex subunit 4 isoform X2, translating to MAIFSVYVVNKAGGLIYQLDSYAPRAEAEKTFSYPLDLLLKLHDERVLVAFGQRDGIRVGHAVLAINGMDVNGKYTADGKEVLEYLGNPANYPVSIRFGRPRLTSNEKLMLASMFHSLFAIGSQLSPEQGSSGIEMLETDTFKLHCYQTLTEMPIRCELFDQNLKLALEVAEKAGTFGPGS from the exons ATGGCGATTTTTAGTGTGTATGTGGTGAACAAAGCTGGCGGCTTGATTTACCAGTTGGACAGCTACGCGCCAcgggctgaggctgagaaaacTTTCAGTTACCCGCTGGATCTGCTGCTCAAGCTACACGATGAGCGTGTGTTGGTTGCTTTCGGCCAGCGGGACGGCATCCGAG TGGGCCATGCAGTGCTGGCCATCAATGGCATGGACGTGAACGGCAAGTACACGGCCGACGGGAAAGAGGTGCTGGAGTATCTGGGTAACCCTGCTAATTACCCGGTGTCCATTCGATTTGGCCGGCCCCGCCTCACTTCTAATGAGAAGCTCATGCTGGCCTCCATGTTCCACTC GCTGTTTGCCATCGGCTCCCAGCTGTCTCCTGAACAGGGAAGCTCAGGCATTGAGATGCTGGAGACAGACACATTCAAATTGCACTGCTACCAGACACTGACAG AAATGCCCATCAG GTGTGAGCTCTTTGACCAGAACCTGAAGCTAGCCCTGGAGGTGGCAGAGAAGGCTGGAACTTTTGGACCTGGGTCATAG
- the TRAPPC4 gene encoding trafficking protein particle complex subunit 4 isoform X5: MAIFSVYVVNKAGGLIYQLDSYAPRAEAEKTFSYPLDLLLKLHDERVLVAFGQRDGIRGIKFVVLADPRQAGIDSLLRKIYEIYSDFALKNPFYSLEMPIRCELFDQNLKLALEVAEKAGTFGPGS, translated from the exons ATGGCGATTTTTAGTGTGTATGTGGTGAACAAAGCTGGCGGCTTGATTTACCAGTTGGACAGCTACGCGCCAcgggctgaggctgagaaaacTTTCAGTTACCCGCTGGATCTGCTGCTCAAGCTACACGATGAGCGTGTGTTGGTTGCTTTCGGCCAGCGGGACGGCATCCGAG GGATCAAGTTTGTGGTTCTAGCAGATCCTAGGCAAGCTGGAATAGATTCTCTTCTCCGAAAGATTTATGAGATTTACTCAGACTTTGCCCTTAAGAATCCATTCTACTCCTTAGAAATGCCCATCAG GTGTGAGCTCTTTGACCAGAACCTGAAGCTAGCCCTGGAGGTGGCAGAGAAGGCTGGAACTTTTGGACCTGGGTCATAG